The following proteins come from a genomic window of Streptomyces sp. NBC_00539:
- a CDS encoding helix-turn-helix domain-containing protein, which produces MGVDSDGTEDAGWDVDPEDEQGVAVLSALGRQLRTWREQAGMRASDLGVAIGYGEDLVRKVESGRRIPRPEYLDKADEALGAGGKIRAMKPDMEQVRYPKKVRDLAKLEARAVELSAYGNHNLHGLLQTDAYARALFEMAQPPQSPEEVERGVAGRLARQSIFERMPAPALSFVQEEVTLRRTIGGTMVLRRQLERLLELAQLRNVTIQVMPTNCDDHAGMGGLIQVLKFGDGTAVGRSEGVFNGRPVSEPRQLQILELRYGMIRAQALSPRASRAFIEQLLGEI; this is translated from the coding sequence GTGGGCGTGGACAGTGACGGTACGGAAGACGCCGGCTGGGACGTCGATCCCGAGGACGAACAGGGGGTCGCGGTCCTGTCCGCGCTCGGTCGCCAGCTCCGCACCTGGCGGGAACAGGCGGGAATGCGGGCCTCGGACCTGGGCGTGGCGATCGGGTACGGGGAGGACCTGGTCCGCAAGGTCGAGTCGGGCAGGCGCATCCCGCGCCCGGAGTACCTGGACAAGGCGGACGAGGCGTTGGGGGCGGGCGGCAAGATCCGCGCGATGAAGCCGGACATGGAGCAGGTGCGGTACCCGAAGAAGGTTCGGGATCTGGCGAAGTTGGAGGCGCGGGCGGTGGAACTGTCGGCGTACGGCAACCACAACCTGCACGGGCTGCTCCAGACGGATGCCTACGCGCGGGCACTGTTCGAGATGGCGCAGCCTCCTCAGTCCCCCGAAGAGGTCGAACGAGGGGTGGCGGGGCGTTTGGCGCGCCAGTCGATCTTCGAGCGGATGCCGGCGCCTGCGCTCAGCTTCGTCCAAGAAGAGGTAACCCTTCGGCGCACCATCGGAGGCACAATGGTTCTGCGTAGGCAGCTGGAACGCCTACTGGAATTAGCTCAGTTGCGGAACGTCACGATTCAGGTGATGCCGACCAACTGCGATGACCACGCCGGGATGGGGGGCCTGATCCAGGTGCTGAAGTTCGGTGACGGCACGGCGGTCGGACGCTCGGAAGGCGTGTTCAACGGCCGTCCCGTATCCGAGCCACGACAGCTCCAGATCTTGGAGCTGCGCTATGGAATGATCCGCGCGCAGGCTCTCTCACCACGGGCGTCCCGGGCCTTCATCGAGCAATTGCTGGGAGAAATATGA
- a CDS encoding MerR family transcriptional regulator, with product MRMTIGQLSEATRVPASAIRFWERHGLLPAPERQGGQRRYPPEAAQRIVVLRKCQQAGLTLAEIGEFQEDQPRRQAMIRAKITEVEQRMIDLDHAHQLLVHALQCGEEDIVSCPKFREQMTAWETPST from the coding sequence ATGCGCATGACCATCGGACAGCTCTCGGAGGCCACCAGGGTTCCGGCGTCCGCCATCCGGTTCTGGGAACGCCACGGCCTGCTGCCCGCGCCGGAACGACAGGGCGGACAGCGGCGCTACCCGCCGGAGGCGGCACAGCGGATCGTGGTGCTGCGCAAGTGCCAGCAGGCCGGACTGACCCTGGCGGAGATCGGCGAGTTCCAGGAGGACCAGCCGCGCAGGCAGGCGATGATCCGCGCCAAGATCACCGAGGTCGAGCAGCGGATGATCGACCTCGACCACGCCCATCAGTTGCTGGTCCACGCCCTCCAGTGCGGCGAGGAGGACATCGTCAGCTGCCCGAAGTTCCGCGAGCAGATGACGGCTTGGGAGACGCCCTCCACGTAG
- a CDS encoding AMP-dependent synthetase/ligase yields MHAEPKPAEPAEPVKTVIDGVVRQVAVPPLVGPPARGSLGDIPFDNAAQAPGEAVLARKQPDGSWRDVSAAEFAAEVLAVAKGLIAEGLRPGDRLAIMARTTYEWTLLDFAGWAAGLVTVPIYPTSSAAQACWIIQDSGAVACAVEDTTQARIISAERVNLPGLVHLWEFDTGAVARLVRAGERIPEALVHERRRVRTPQDVATLVYTSGTTGRPKGCVLTHGNFFAEVDNAVELLHPVFRAVTSEPASTLLFLPLSHVFGRMVAVGCLRARVKLGHAPSIRTEDLMADLAGFRPTFLLAIPYVLEKVYNTARATAERMGRGASFDRAARIARRYGESDVPGWGLRAARALYDRLVYRRIRAALGGRVRYVLSGGSPLGARLAAFYAGAGVEVFEGYGLTETTAAATVTPPLKPRLGTVGWPLPGTAVRIADDGEVLLHGPHVFAGYWNGGATVPGGWFATGDIGELDADGYLTITGRKKDLIITSGGKNVAPAVLEDALRAHPLVAQCLVVGENRPYVAALITLDGEGLAHWRQMHKKGDLPTAELVRDEELRADVQRGVDEANALVSRPESIRRFVLLPQDFTEERGHLTPSLKLRRGVIAREFAREIDALYRGR; encoded by the coding sequence GTGCATGCCGAGCCGAAGCCCGCTGAGCCGGCCGAGCCCGTGAAGACCGTCATCGACGGGGTGGTGCGGCAGGTCGCGGTACCCCCGCTCGTCGGCCCGCCCGCGCGGGGGTCGCTCGGGGACATACCGTTCGACAACGCGGCCCAGGCGCCCGGCGAGGCCGTGCTCGCGCGCAAGCAGCCCGACGGCAGCTGGCGCGACGTGAGCGCCGCCGAATTCGCCGCCGAGGTGCTCGCCGTCGCCAAGGGGCTGATCGCCGAAGGGCTGCGGCCGGGGGACCGGCTCGCCATCATGGCCCGCACCACCTACGAGTGGACCCTGCTGGACTTCGCGGGCTGGGCTGCCGGGCTGGTGACGGTGCCGATCTACCCGACCTCCTCGGCGGCCCAGGCGTGCTGGATCATCCAGGACTCGGGGGCGGTGGCCTGCGCCGTGGAGGACACCACGCAGGCCCGCATCATCAGCGCCGAACGGGTGAACCTGCCGGGGCTGGTGCACCTGTGGGAGTTCGACACGGGAGCCGTGGCACGGCTCGTCAGGGCCGGGGAACGCATCCCGGAGGCGCTGGTCCACGAGCGCAGGCGGGTCCGTACACCACAAGACGTCGCCACGCTCGTCTACACCTCCGGCACCACCGGCCGGCCGAAGGGGTGCGTGCTGACGCACGGGAACTTCTTCGCCGAAGTCGACAACGCGGTGGAACTGCTGCACCCGGTCTTCCGGGCCGTGACCAGCGAACCGGCCTCCACCCTGCTGTTCCTGCCGCTGTCGCACGTGTTCGGGCGGATGGTGGCCGTGGGCTGCCTGCGCGCGCGGGTGAAGCTCGGACACGCGCCGAGCATCCGTACGGAGGACCTGATGGCGGACCTCGCCGGGTTCAGACCGACGTTCCTGCTGGCCATCCCCTACGTCCTGGAGAAGGTCTACAACACCGCGCGGGCGACGGCGGAGCGGATGGGCCGGGGCGCGTCCTTCGACCGGGCGGCGAGGATCGCCCGGCGCTACGGCGAGAGCGACGTCCCCGGGTGGGGGCTGCGGGCGGCGCGCGCACTGTACGACCGGCTCGTGTACCGGCGGATCCGCGCGGCGCTGGGCGGGCGCGTGCGGTACGTCCTGAGCGGGGGTTCGCCGCTCGGCGCGCGGCTGGCGGCCTTCTACGCGGGCGCCGGGGTGGAGGTCTTCGAGGGCTACGGCCTGACGGAGACCACGGCGGCCGCGACGGTGACGCCCCCGCTCAAGCCGCGCCTGGGAACGGTCGGGTGGCCGCTGCCGGGGACGGCGGTACGGATCGCCGACGACGGGGAGGTGCTGCTGCACGGGCCGCACGTCTTCGCGGGCTACTGGAACGGCGGGGCGACCGTGCCAGGCGGGTGGTTCGCGACCGGCGACATCGGGGAGCTGGACGCGGACGGGTACCTGACCATCACCGGACGCAAGAAGGACCTGATCATCACCTCCGGCGGCAAGAACGTCGCCCCGGCGGTCCTGGAGGACGCGCTGCGGGCGCACCCCCTGGTGGCCCAGTGCCTGGTGGTCGGCGAGAACCGGCCCTACGTCGCCGCGCTGATCACCCTGGACGGGGAAGGGCTGGCGCACTGGAGGCAGATGCACAAGAAGGGCGACCTGCCGACGGCGGAGCTCGTGCGGGACGAGGAACTGCGGGCGGACGTCCAAAGGGGCGTCGACGAGGCGAACGCGCTGGTGTCGCGCCCGGAGTCGATACGGCGGTTCGTGCTGCTGCCGCAGGACTTCACCGAGGAGC
- a CDS encoding class II aldolase/adducin family protein, whose product MATTRARNDLVAAAEALFAAGVMSHSGHANLSARLDGDSFLLTPGFVRGVRPEDLAVVSLDGQVLEGELRSVSAEIITMHSIVYRARPQVGAVIHTHSPSATAFAVANRPLPCRTEPMLRFGQAEAVPVVPWGPRGSDVAVRGIADVLERCPTTSAALLANHGILVFGPDSAATAHLVVAIEESAEAEIAAAAIGGAVDFPEGALEAVRASIARVAS is encoded by the coding sequence ATGGCAACCACGCGTGCACGGAACGACCTGGTCGCGGCGGCGGAGGCGCTGTTCGCGGCGGGGGTGATGTCCCACTCGGGCCACGCCAACCTCAGCGCCCGGCTCGACGGCGACAGCTTCCTGCTGACGCCCGGATTCGTCCGGGGGGTCCGGCCCGAGGACCTGGCGGTCGTCAGTCTCGACGGGCAGGTCCTGGAGGGGGAGCTGCGGTCGGTCAGCGCCGAGATCATCACGATGCACAGCATCGTCTACCGGGCCCGGCCGCAGGTGGGTGCCGTCATCCACACCCACTCGCCCTCCGCGACGGCCTTCGCCGTGGCCAACCGGCCCCTGCCGTGCCGGACCGAGCCGATGCTCCGCTTCGGGCAGGCCGAGGCCGTCCCGGTGGTTCCCTGGGGGCCGCGCGGGTCCGACGTGGCGGTGCGCGGCATCGCCGACGTACTGGAGCGGTGCCCGACGACCTCGGCGGCCCTGCTGGCCAACCACGGCATCCTGGTGTTCGGCCCGGACTCGGCGGCGACCGCCCACCTGGTGGTGGCGATCGAGGAGAGCGCCGAGGCGGAGATCGCGGCGGCCGCCATCGGCGGGGCCGTGGACTTCCCCGAAGGCGCCCTGGAGGCCGTACGCGCCTCGATCGCCCGGGTCGCGTCGTGA
- a CDS encoding ATP-binding protein yields the protein MNSELAASALDARHYDVLLSATPRGARLARLLAVEQLRGWGLPLDAPRAIVAELAVNAVTHGRVPGRGFRMELLARPGVLRIEVADTRGDRLPVLCARGRGLVLVDAFADRWGVREGPAPGKVVWAEVSWGAATWRASPKPSSARGTSGS from the coding sequence GTGAACAGTGAACTCGCCGCAAGCGCGCTCGACGCCCGGCACTATGACGTCCTGCTGTCCGCCACCCCTCGCGGGGCCCGGCTCGCCCGGCTGCTCGCCGTCGAGCAACTGCGCGGCTGGGGCCTGCCCTTGGACGCGCCCCGCGCCATCGTGGCCGAGCTCGCCGTGAACGCCGTCACCCACGGGCGGGTGCCCGGGAGGGGGTTCCGGATGGAGCTGCTTGCGCGTCCGGGCGTGCTGCGGATCGAGGTGGCCGATACGCGGGGTGACCGGCTGCCCGTGCTGTGCGCGCGGGGGCGGGGGCTGGTGCTGGTGGACGCGTTCGCCGACCGGTGGGGCGTGCGGGAGGGGCCCGCGCCGGGGAAGGTGGTGTGGGCGGAGGTCTCGTGGGGCGCCGCTACGTGGAGGGCGTCTCCCAAGCCGTCATCTGCTCGCGGAACTTCGGGCAGCTGA
- a CDS encoding carboxymuconolactone decarboxylase family protein codes for MSDGDFARRTEAVRARYTSTLGGVPGGVQDRLSLARDFDRLPTEEALAALRHIVLTENPLGARVQQLVHFGQLLSLGREHPARIHAQGALHAGATLADLIGVAETALITSGVPAYVLGAEIIVDLRRTSGGAGSGNGASR; via the coding sequence GTGAGCGACGGCGACTTCGCCCGCCGCACCGAAGCCGTGCGCGCCCGCTACACCTCCACCCTCGGCGGCGTTCCGGGCGGAGTGCAGGACCGGCTGAGCCTGGCGCGGGACTTCGACCGGCTCCCCACCGAAGAGGCCCTCGCGGCGCTGCGGCACATCGTGCTGACCGAGAACCCGCTGGGCGCGCGCGTGCAGCAGCTCGTCCACTTCGGGCAGCTCCTGTCCCTCGGCCGTGAACACCCCGCCCGCATCCACGCCCAGGGCGCCCTGCATGCCGGCGCCACCCTCGCGGACCTCATCGGCGTCGCCGAAACCGCCCTCATCACCTCGGGCGTCCCGGCCTACGTCCTGGGTGCGGAGATCATCGTGGATCTCCGGCGCACCAGTGGCGGCGCCGGGTCTGGTAATGGTGCGAGCCGGTAG
- a CDS encoding helix-turn-helix domain-containing protein: protein MAFTQSSALPRAAARLTPRNHRSGVIHVKSRHRKRFTVVGNHLAQHARLSATAIGVALYIQSLPDGASVNIKALAAHFPEGQIRMAAALRELEQFGYVERRVVRLDNGRMVTRTYYYEQPGAEAEDPAETRPGRVRPAPVPEPEPVPEAAGEAVEPDREVEEPEPEPEEPDREAEEAEAGTGGPGAAPVALHPATFDLLAGLRGLDPRLLLSERDVLRLAPGLSAWLARGIAPDVIARKLSADLPEPLRNPAGILGYRLTAMLPPPLPAALPVVPVTRPDPFQTCDGCERVFRSKEPGRCRDCSPGEPANASAA from the coding sequence ATGGCTTTCACGCAGTCTAGTGCGCTGCCGCGCGCGGCCGCCCGGCTTACGCCCCGGAATCACCGGTCCGGCGTCATCCACGTCAAGTCCCGTCACCGCAAGCGTTTCACGGTGGTGGGCAACCACCTGGCCCAGCACGCCCGGCTGTCGGCGACCGCCATCGGCGTCGCCCTGTACATCCAGTCGTTGCCCGACGGCGCGTCCGTCAACATCAAGGCGCTGGCCGCACACTTCCCCGAGGGGCAGATCCGCATGGCCGCGGCGCTGCGGGAGTTGGAGCAGTTCGGCTACGTCGAGCGGCGTGTCGTACGGCTGGACAACGGGCGGATGGTCACGCGGACGTACTACTACGAGCAGCCGGGTGCCGAGGCGGAGGACCCCGCGGAAACCCGTCCGGGGCGCGTGCGGCCCGCCCCCGTGCCGGAACCGGAACCGGTGCCCGAGGCCGCAGGGGAGGCCGTAGAGCCGGACCGGGAGGTCGAGGAGCCGGAACCGGAACCGGAAGAGCCGGACCGCGAGGCCGAGGAGGCGGAAGCCGGGACCGGAGGGCCGGGAGCGGCCCCCGTCGCCCTCCATCCGGCCACCTTCGACCTGTTGGCGGGCCTGCGCGGCCTCGACCCCCGGCTGCTCCTGTCCGAACGGGACGTCCTTCGCCTCGCACCCGGGCTCTCCGCCTGGCTCGCACGCGGGATCGCCCCCGACGTCATCGCCCGGAAGCTGAGCGCCGACCTCCCCGAGCCCCTGCGCAACCCGGCGGGCATCCTCGGCTACCGGCTCACCGCGATGCTCCCACCGCCGCTCCCTGCGGCCCTGCCCGTCGTCCCGGTCACCCGCCCGGACCCCTTCCAGACCTGCGACGGCTGCGAACGCGTCTTCCGCTCCAAGGAACCGGGCCGCTGCCGCGACTGTTCCCCCGGCGAACCGGCCAACGCATCGGCCGCCTAA